The genome window GTATCTCACGCACCATTGCAGATTTAGAAGGCGCAAAGGATATTGCTGTTGCACATATTGCTGAAGCCATTAACTGTAGAACGCTTGATAGAGAATAAGAAAAGCCCTTGTCGTTGAATAAACGGCAAGGGCATTTTTTATTCTTTAGTAGAGCGCACACTGAGTTCATCATTCAGTGCGCTACCCCTTTAATAGGATATGGTTCGCGATAGAACGAAGTGTTTGCACTATTCAATTATTCAGATGCAGCCAGTTTGACTCCAAGTCCTACAAGAATGGAACCTGCGGTAGCTTCAATGTAAGACCGACTTCTTGGAGCAGACATCACCTGTTTAGCTTTTCCTACGATGCTGGCGAGCAGACATTGCCAGATGAATGAAATGCAGAAGTGCACGCTGGTAAGGAAAAATATTTGCGTAACAGGGTTACCACCAGAGCTCATAAACTGAGGCATAAATGTGATGTAGAAAATTGCAGTTTTCGGGTTCAAAACATTAGAGAGAATTCCTTCTCTGAATGAACGGGAAACGCGTACTTTCTCTGCTTTCGCTGCAAGTTCTTCA of Halodesulfovibrio sp. MK-HDV contains these proteins:
- a CDS encoding LysE family translocator; the encoded protein is MLPDNFGEFLIAITILSMIPGADTMMVIRNSIRGGLTDGAITSAGICTGLFFHATISGCGLALILYNSAQLYHFIKIIGAFYIIWLGCQNLWDAKKRFTSAKGAEELAAKAEKVRVSRSFREGILSNVLNPKTAIFYITFMPQFMSSGGNPVTQIFFLTSVHFCISFIWQCLLASIVGKAKQVMSAPRSRSYIEATAGSILVGLGVKLAASE